GTCACAGGCTTGATGCAGTTATTGCAAGCAAATGATCTGCAGCTAGATATTAAGTATGATCCACTGTAGTCTATGTTAAGTCATCTGTTCCAATACTTTTGCTCACCtaaatatttgctgttgttacaAATAATGCTCTCCTCTAAGTTAAGTATCAGATCCAGATTTAAATACTtggaaataaaagctgaaatgttgaTCTCTTGTCTCATATTCATCTGTTGATGTCAAAcccaaatgttttcagtctaCAGCAAAAATAAAGGAATTGGCCTCACTGTTCCAATACTTTTGGAGGGGAGTGtatgtattaatagaagtaagATATAATAGTAATCTGTTcctagatgtagtttgcaacagtacaagtaatttgtaatataaaagcaatgcagaggtaatagtaatccaaaatagaaataaaaatgtcacgtTATACTATAACGATTTAAACTTTAAAGGGTTGAAGGAAAGAAGCTGCTGGctcttctcttttatttcattataaatcATGTTAATTAAAGGACAAGTCTGGTGATAGTCAATAAATCTCATCTGCAGATCCAAACCAATATATATTTTatcctactaacaagtattgtgtgTGAAGCCTGATATACCgtcctctttcctctgtccATTTCTTCCAAAAAAATGAGTCACACTGAGTGACGTGTTCCTCGACAGAGGAGGGAGGTAAAAAAGAGTAACACCAGACCAGTCAAAGACTCGGCTGACCTACCTACACTCCAGTCCACCTCATGGACGGCGTCTCCATAGATGCCGTGACGGCTCGTTCCTCTGAACGCTGCGGAGGCAAACATGGCTGTGTGCACTTGGAGGAAGGAGAAATATAGCAGGAAAGGCCTCGCTGAGTTCCTGCAGGAACAGGAAATGCTGTTTACTACCAGCAATATAATGTATATGCACATATATTTACTCTTTAAATCACACTCATTTTCAGATAAAAGCTTTATCCTCTTCTGTGAAGAAACGTCTTTTTGTCTCATTTCTAAATGTGCTTTCTTTATAATACACGCTCCCTAACACTGCTACATGTGGCACTGCATtataaaagatggaaaaaagcaCAATTTGATCATGAAACATGACATGTTAAGAAAATGTAAGGGACGGGAAcaggaagtccagtttgagAAGCAGATCCGTTATCAGACACCAAAAGACTGCATAATGGTTTACATTTGTGAAACATAAGACAATAGCAGCGTACCTATAAGAGCCGTCTCGTAGCCTTGTTGCTTGGCAATCTTAGCGAAGGTAAGCTCTCGGCTGGGAAGACCTCCAGACGctgcattaaatataaaaacaccagGTCTGCTATGACCAGCTATACCTGttaaaaacaagatgaagagagatctttcaaatcacatcacattataaggctgtgacattttaaatcaaagtcAATCTCCTGtgtggaaaaaaggagaaaaaaatttGGATCTGTAATAATTTGACTAAATTGAAAATGGCATGACTGTGTGCACCTTGTGAATACAGTATATGTGGTCTGACCTCATCTAAGACTTTGTgttaaataattgattaattgatttttttggaCCTTTTGGTGCAGCACAACATGCtgtgaacaaactgaaatattctTACTTGATAAaatcctgagggaaatctctggGTGATTAGCAGCCAAATGTTCACCAGCTATTCTCTGACcgtgtctgttgtttggtgctgagcaggtggtGGACAGtggctttttaaataaaagaccTGCCACTTGTCAATGACCAATCTCATCAGATGCTACCTGGAGGGATGAATCACCGCTCCAACCAACACAGCAACGCATCACAAACAAGCGCAAAACTGCCAGCTTAAGACCAGGACGGTGAACCCTGATGACGTcccagcagaaacacactgagcccaacctgagaggaaacacagcccTGCTACTTTTAATGAGAGCAGATCTCAGGCAAGTGACAGCATGCAGACAACACACAGTTCGTACTGCAGGCCTCCGGTTTCCACCGAGGTACTCCTTAAACTAACATAGtgtaaaaagtaaatttaaGTGACTGACTGTTTTGAATTCAGATGTGCTGTGGGTATAAAACAAAACGAAACGTCTCTGTGCAGCTGCGTTTGCTAGCTTGTAAGCCGCATGTGTCGGTGCATTACAAACTGCTGAATGGTGGAATTGTCAGCAGGACTGTGTCACTGTATCCAGGTCTATTTGCACGTACATGTGTGTCAGGCTGGTGTgcacaagacacaaacaaaatggggatgacacacagactcaaaagactcttgatattttttgttttgacagtgtcaTGGAAACAGTACTTATGTGATTAGTTTCTTGTCACTGACGTCACAGCACTCCTAACATCCTATTGGTCCTGCTGGCACTGGCAGAGCTGACTGAGCGTAGAGCAGCAGGGCTGCAGCCAGGGCTTCCACACCATGTTCCCCACGGAAAACTGGCTCTCCACGGGCTCCACCGACCTCTGATGCCTCTCCACGGCCTCCGCCATCGCGGCCAGGACGGAGTGAAAGGCCGGCTCGGCGTCAGGAGTCAGCGGCGTGGTCTCCGACGGGTCCCTCGAGAGATCGAAGAGGAGCGGGGGGACTGTGGTAGGTCACGTGGTCTGGCGTGCAGAAGCAGACGTGTGTGTGGAAACAGGCCGTCTCGCTCTCTGGGTAGAAGTTTGGTGTGAAGTAAAAGGCTTTCCACACTGAGCTACCTGGAGAGATTCACAGAAAACCACTTGATGAAACTTGTTACCTTAAGGCAGTCAGTGTTAAAAGTTCAGGACACAGACAAAGATGCTGCAGGATAAAACCCAACATGGTGTACATTTCCACATCAGCACTGCCAGTGTTTTAACTTGGTAAATACTACAGTTGTTCtactttgtctttcttttatttgGTATTGAACTCTTGTCAAAatcttcacagtaaaagcctcCAGCAGcctccaccctctccctcttttgtgtttctgttacatGCCCATATAGTTGCTCGGGGTTTGAACTGTGTTTGATTTGGGGGGCAATGCTTGGTAGAGGCTTTTAGCCGAGTTCCTCCCCGTCGTTTCGGTATGCTACGTGTTAGCATTGATGCTTCCTAGCGTGCGCATAGATcggttttctgtgtggagtttgcatgttctccctgtgcctgtgtggggTTCTCTCTTTAGCTTCCTGCCACAGGTTAGGTGTTGACTGGCAACTCTAAATTGCtggtaggtgtgaatgtgagagtaCTGCGGATATCTTTAATGTCTATTTCGAATAGGAAAAAAGCTATTATGGATGTCTAAGATGTCATTACAGGTATCAATTGGCCTTGTTAGACTGAACCAAACAGTTAATTAAAATTCATG
The genomic region above belongs to Lates calcarifer isolate ASB-BC8 unplaced genomic scaffold, TLL_Latcal_v3 _unitig_1005_quiver_867, whole genome shotgun sequence and contains:
- the LOC108885717 gene encoding steryl-sulfatase-like; amino-acid sequence: MDLFPTVVHLSGASVPEDREIDGHDLMDLLQRRVERSNHEFLFHYCNAYLNAVRWHPPNSSSVWKAFYFTPNFYPESETACFHTHVCFCTPDHVTYHSPPAPLRSLEGPVGDHAADS